In a single window of the Rhodamnia argentea isolate NSW1041297 chromosome 2, ASM2092103v1, whole genome shotgun sequence genome:
- the LOC115752745 gene encoding U-box domain-containing protein 35-like, whose product MWVGKGHVEKKAAMRNGLVAVAIDRDKGSQYAIRWAADNILSKGQTVILIHVHHNSASASSPQLHHNYDPSTACGIEGPSPRKQELQRLNKDLFLTFHCYCTRKDIHCLDVILEDQDVARAITEYVSYAGIELLVLGASQRHGFIRLKHSNIPSCVSKGAPDFCTVYVISKGKVSSVRNASRPSPYASPLLDEIQNLNEQTAGSEKHLLNSLKDQTSIKSSPARHNESIKSALDRGRGSSAFAARMMPEVDTDISFISSGRSSTDQSSSLLYDRMDSVYPPSLPTSPDRSSIHSLQRFIDFGSSYELSQISQESGRTSCSFSSQSLDDVQAEMRRLKLELKQTMHMYSTACKEALVAQQKAVELQRWRYEEERRLDEAQLAKETALSIAEKERAKYKAALEEAEASQRIAELEAQRRLNAEMQALREAEEIKKVLDELQNSDARYRRYTIEEIEAATNFFAESHKIGEGGYGPVFKCYLDHTPVAVKVLRPDAAQGRSQFQQEVEVLSRIRHPNMVLLLGACPEYGCLVYEYMGNGSLEERLFQRGKSPVLSWQLRFKVAAEIATGLLFLHQTKPEPLVHRDLKPGNILLDYNYVSKISDVGLARLVPPSVAESVTQYRMTSTAGTFCYIDPEYQQTGMLGVKSDVYSFGIVLLQLITAKSPMGITHHVSKSIEKGNFSEMLDPEVPDWPVDEALSLAQIALQCAEMRRKDRPDLSKVVLPELNKLRDFAEENLQHCSILGGSALTSPHHSYISTAQEVMSDPLVEQSGSSRGYSSTSAQTTT is encoded by the exons atgtgggtAGGAAAGGGTCATGTGGAGAAGAAAGCCGCGATGAGGAATGGATTGGTCGCGGTCGCCATCGACAGGGACAAAGGTAGCCAGTACGCCATCCGGTGGGCCGCCGATAATATCCTCTCCAAAGGCCAAACCGTCATCCTCATCCATGTCCACCACAACTCCGCCTCCGCTTCCT CGCCACAACTCCATCATAATTATGACCCCAGCACGGCTTGCGGTATCGAAGGCCCATCGCCACGCAAGCAGGAGTTGCAGAGGCTAAACAAGGACCTGTTCCTCACCTTCCATTGTTATTGCACTCGAAAAGAT ATACATTGCCTAGATGTCATACTGGAGGACCAGGATGTGGCTAGAGCAATTACAGAATACGTCTCTTACGCAGGGATAGAGCTCTTGGTTCTCGGTGCTTCGCAGCGTCATGGATTCATCAG ATTAAAGCATTCAAACATCCCAAGCTGTGTATCAAAAGGGGCACCGGATTTCTGCACGGTTTACGTCATCTCCAAAGGAAAGGTCTCTTCTGTGCGGAATGCTTCTCGTCCATCTCCTTACGCCTCTCCTCTTCTTGACGAAATACAGAACCTTAACGAACAGACCGCTGGTTCTGAGAAACACTTGCTGAACAGTTTAAAAG ATCAAACATCAATCAAGTCTTCTCCTGCCAGGCACAATGAGTCCATAAA GTCAGCATTGGATAGAGGAAGAGGCTCCTCAGCATTTGCAGCAAGGATGATGCCAGAAGTAGACACTGACATATCGTTCATCAGCTCTGGAAGATCAAGCACAGATCAGTCGTCCTCTTTGCTCTATGACCGAATGGACTCCGTCTACCCACCCAGTCTCCCCACCAGCCCAGATAGGTCATCCATTCATTCACTTCAGAGATTTATCGATTTCGGTTCATCATATGAATTGTCACAGATCTCACAAGAGAGTGGGCGAACATCATGCTCGTTCTCATCACAGAGCCTG GATGATGTACAAGCTGAAATGAGGAGGCTAAAGTTAGAATTGAAGCAAACAATGCATATGTACAGTACAGCATGCAAGGAGGCACTGGTGGCACAACAGAAG GCGGTGGAGCTGCAACGCTGGAGATATGAAGAAGAGCGGAGACTGGATGAGGCGCAACTTGCTAAGGAAACCGCGCTGTCAATTGCAGAGAAGGAAAGAGCTAAGTACAAAGCAGCCCTTGAAGAAGCAGAGGCTTCACAGAGAATTGCAGAGCTGGAAGCACAAAGGAGACTGAATGCAGAAATGCAGGCCCTCAGAGAGGCGGAAGAGATAAAGAAGGTATTGGATGAACTGCAGAACAGCGATGCGAGATACAGGCGATACACAATTGAAGAGATTGAAGCTGCAACGAATTTCTTCGCCGAGTCTCACAAGATTGGCGAGGGAGGTTATGGCCCAGTGTTCAAGTGTTACCTTGATCATACACCGGTTGCGGTTAAAGTTTTACGTCCAGATGCAGCTCAAGGAAGGTCACAGTTTCAACAAGAG GTGGAAGTACTTAGCCGCATAAGGCATCCCAATATGGTGCTTCTCTTGGGAGCCTGCCCGGAGTACGGGTGTCTAGTGTACGAGTACATGGGCAACGGAAGCTTAGAGGAACGTCTTTTCCAGCGAGGCAAGTCCCCCGTTCTGTCTTGGCAACTTAGATTCAAAGTTGCTGCGGAGATAGCCACAGGCCTCCTGTTCCTCCATCAGACAAAGCCAGAGCCTCTAGTCCATCGTGACCTCAAACCCGGCAACATTTTGCTCGATTACAACTATGTCAGCAAAATTAGCGACGTTGGATTGGCTAGGCTGGTTCCTCCTTCGGTTGCTGAAAGTGTGACACAATACCGAATGACATCAACCGCAGGCACTTTCTGCTACATCGATCCGGAGTATCAGCAAACAGGGATGCTAGGCGTGAAATCCGACGTATATTCTTTCGGAATCGTGCTTCTGCAGCTAATCACAGCAAAATCACCAATGGGCATCACTCACCACGTGAGCAAGTCCATAGAGAAAGGGAACTTTTCAGAGATGCTAGACCCCGAAGTACCTGACTGGCCCGTTGATGAGGCCTTGTCCCTCGCACAGATAGCTCTCCAATGCGCTGAGATGAGACGGAAAGACCGGCCGGATCTCAGCAAGGTTGTCTTGCCAGAGCTCAACAAGTTGAGAGATTTCGCTGAAGAGAACTTGCAGCACTGCTCAATATTGGGTGGCAGTGCACTGACATCCCCTCACCACTCTTACATTTCCACAGCTCAG GAGGTGATGAGCGACCCTCTAGTGGAACAGTCGGGGAGCTCGAGGGGCTACTCCAGCACTTCAGCCCAGACAACCACCTGA
- the LOC115752746 gene encoding F-box protein At5g07610-like, whose amino-acid sequence MSGPVESRPRIGEVEEDVLTSILVRLPLKTLLRCKLVCRRWRHLISDPIFVSDYSCRHARLHSSGFYLQRFLLYQLNSSLKFVSCDPQNKAAIGSGPDSDTDPSLANLIKDENGVRIQHSCNGLLLSSSFRCHEEDRIYYICTPPTRQFLPLPKPDCRNVFGINIAFDPSKALYRLVCIADSELSPWHRQILVCSSHFGRWRKSGMPFLISDEVLFNRGVFWNGGLHWIGRGRSSLRFCVKDEVLMEMTMPPIPKEWSERKPGYFAESGGHLYLVEIYGSVTTAFDVMEMARDYSGWFVKYHVNLEAVARDLARSLQRNVDTVAAYGFSVLHIVHRQVRESEECFMVLRIPSEFVLYDLKTNTAMDVGVSMPQLKSIERENGLLYTWEGVYQYMDALCYL is encoded by the coding sequence ATGAGTGGCCCGGTCGAGTCCCGGCCGAGGATcggggaggtggaggaggacgTGCTGACCAGCATCCTGGTCCGCCTCCCCCTGAAGACCCTGCTGAGGTGCAAGCTCGTCTGCAGGCGATGGCGCCACCTCATCTCCGACCCCATCTTCGTCTCCGATTACTCTTGCCGCCACGCCCGCCTCCACTCCTCCGGCTTCTACCTCCAAAGGTTCTTGCTTTATCAGCTCAACTCTTCCCTCAAGTTCGTTTCTTGCGACCCCCAAAATAAAGCCGCAATTGGTTCTGGTCCTGACTCTGACACTGACCCTTCTCTGGCTAATCTGATCAAAGACGAAAATGGCGTGCGTATTCAGCATTCCTGCAATGGCCTCCTCCTCAGTAGCAGCTTCCGGTGTCACGAGGAGGATCGGATTTACTATATCTGCACGCCTCCCACCAGGCAGTTCCTCCCTCTCCCCAAGCCCGACTGCAGGAACGTTTTTGGGATCAACATCGCCTTCGATCCCTCCAAAGCCCTTTACCGGCTTGTGTGCATCGCTGACTCCGAACTGTCGCCGTGGCACCGGCAGATTCTCGTGTGCTCCTCGCACTTTGGCCGCTGGAGGAAGTCAGGGATGCCGTTCCTCATTTCAGATGAGGTGTTGTTCAACCGGGGCGTGTTTTGGAATGGTGGACTTCACTGGATTGGCAGGGGAAGGTCTTCTCTCCGGTTCTGCGTGAAAGACGAGGTTTTGATGGAGATGACGATGCCTCCAATCCCCAAAGAGTGGTCCGAGAGGAAACCGGGCTACTTCGCGGAATCAGGAGGCCATCTCTATTTGGTGGAGATCTATGGCTCAGTCACCACTGCCTTTGATGTGATGGAGATGGCGAGGGACTACTCCGGCTGGTTCGTGAAGTACCATGTCAATCTTGAAGCGGTGGCGAGGGATTTAGCGAGGAGTCTGCAGAGGAATGTGGATACGGTCGCCGCCTACGGCTTCTCTGTCCTGCATATTGTTCATAGGCAAGTACGAGAGTCGGAAGAGTGTTTCATGGTATTGCGCATCCCCAGCGAATTTGTGTTGTATGATCTCAAGACAAACACGGCCATGGACGTTGGTGTCTCAATGCCCCAGCTTAAGAGCATTGAACGGGAAAATGGTTTGTTATATACCTGGGAAGGAGTCTATCAATACATGGATGCTCTTTGTTACCTTTGA
- the LOC115752709 gene encoding auxin-responsive protein SAUR36-like — translation MAIFDRMKNQRVGVWPRKMLKQWLLSHPQQNRCRQPPPHASRKSLGDNLTESLLAIEFWDDRRPPGRVPKGYLAVYVGPKLRRFVIPASYLSVPEFRTLMEQVAEEVGFEQEGGLQIPCCEEEDFEGILARCVRSNQMTSKPKKHTSKNLV, via the coding sequence ATGGCCATTTTCGATAGGATGAAGAACCAACGAGTCGGTGTGTGGCCCAGGAAAATGCTCAAGCAATGGCTACTGTCGCATCCGCAGCAAAATCGCTGCCGCCAGCCTCCTCCGCACGCGTCCAGAAAATCGCTGGGAGACAATTTGACAGAGTCGCTGCTCGCCATTGAGTTCTGGGACGACAGGAGGCCGCCGGGTAGGGTGCCAAAGGGGTACCTGGCGGTGTACGTAGGGCCGAAGTTGAGGAGGTTCGTGATCCCAGCAAGCTACTTGTCGGTGCCGGAATTCAGGACATTGATGGAACAGGTGGCCGAGGAGGTCGGGTTCGAGCAGGAGGGGGGGCTTCAGATTCCTTGTTGTGAGGAAGAAGATTTCGAGGGAATCCTGGCCAGGTGTGTGAGATCCAACCAAATGACATCCAAGCCAAAGAAACATACGAGTAAGAACTTAGTTTGA